The following proteins are encoded in a genomic region of Gemmatimonadota bacterium:
- a CDS encoding FMN-binding protein yields MIKNKYVFCIMVCLLSGLGFAQGPDGPEAITVYLTEEQALKKAFPDADTLWSEVWTPTPQERQRIERRLGWRLEEPDFTIFQAKKNDRHQGYAIIANQIGLYKPITFIVKVKPDHRVGGVWIMVYRESRGGQVKRQRFLTQYTNKNINHHIRLNRDIIGISGATLSVRALNAGVKRVLTVLDVIYTEKESQ; encoded by the coding sequence GTGATAAAAAATAAGTATGTATTTTGTATCATGGTCTGCCTCCTGTCGGGACTCGGATTCGCGCAAGGTCCCGATGGCCCAGAGGCTATCACTGTATATCTCACAGAAGAACAGGCTCTAAAAAAAGCCTTCCCAGATGCAGACACGCTCTGGAGCGAAGTCTGGACCCCAACCCCACAAGAACGCCAGCGCATTGAACGGCGGTTGGGGTGGCGCCTCGAAGAACCCGATTTCACGATTTTTCAGGCAAAAAAAAATGACCGACATCAGGGATACGCGATCATTGCGAATCAAATTGGCCTCTACAAACCCATCACCTTCATCGTCAAAGTCAAACCCGACCACCGCGTTGGCGGTGTATGGATTATGGTCTATCGAGAATCGCGAGGCGGTCAGGTCAAGCGCCAGCGATTCTTGACCCAATATACAAATAAAAATATCAATCATCACATTCGCCTCAACCGCGACATCATCGGCATCAGCGGTGCCACTCTCTCGGTACGCGCCTTAAATGCGGGCGTCAAGAGAGTTCTCACCGTCCTCGATGTCATTTACACGGAAAAAGAATCCCAATGA